From a single Rosa rugosa chromosome 7, drRosRugo1.1, whole genome shotgun sequence genomic region:
- the LOC133723785 gene encoding uncharacterized protein LOC133723785 gives MFNTEFNSIAENPALDLYPDHSQSQVNQTNEWMYDKINNGVYKCGFAKKQEPYDEAVKQLYEALDRCEEILSKQRYLCGNTLSEADIHLFVTLIRFDEVYAVHFKCNKKLLREYPNLFNYTKDIFHVPGMSSTVQMDHIKRHYYGSHPSINPFGIVPSGPKIDYSSPHDRNKFSA, from the exons ATGTTTAATACTGAATTCAACAGTATAGCAGAAAACCCGGCTTTGGACTTGTATCCCGATCACTCGCAATCCCAAGTCAATCAGACTAATGAATGGATGTACGATAAGATAAATAACGGTGTCTATAAATGTGGGTTTGCCAAGAAGCAGGAGCCTTATGATGAG GCTGTGAAACAGTTGTATGAAGCTTTGGACAGATGTGAGGAGATACTTAGCAAGCAACGATACCtttgtggaaacacattatctGAAGCAGATATTCATTTGTTTGTGACTCTCATAAGATTTGATGAG GTTTATGCAGTCCACTTCAAGTGCAACAAGAAACTCCTGCGAGAGTACCCAAATCTGTTTAACTACACCAAGGACATTTTCCATGTTCCTGGAATGAGCAGCACAGTCCAGATGGATCACATCAAACGACACTACTATGGAAGCCATCCTTCTATCAATCCATTCGGGATAGTTCCTTCCGGCCCAAAAATCGACTACTCTTCTCCTCATGACAGAAACAAGTTTTCTGCATAG